In bacterium, the genomic stretch ACCGAGCCCTCCTGGTCGCCCGTGGGGCCCAGCGTCACTGTCGCCCCCTCGCGCAGGTACCACACGTTGCCCCGCACCTCGGCCCACTCGGCCGTGGTGATGCTGCAGATGCGGTTCTGCTCGTCATGCCCCCAGATCGTCAGGCGCTCCAACTCGTTGGTCTTGGGGTTCATGTTGCCGACGTAGAAGATGCGACGCTGCGTCGGGTCGCGGAAGAAGACGTTGCGCTCCTGCTGGACGATGGGCTGCGCCAGGCCGATCTCGGCCAGGGCCTCGCGGGCCTTGCGCGACGCCGGCGGAGCGAGGCACTCCCCGCAGTACAGCGAGACGCCGCTGGCGATGACCCCGGCAAGAATGAGGCTGCGGCAGATCCGGGGGAAGCTGGCGCCCCCCGCGCGTATCGCCGTGATCTCCCCGTGATTGGCCAGTAGCGCCACCACCATCGCCACGCCCACCACCGTCCCGACCGGCATGGACCATGAGACGGCATGGGGGACGTGGCAGAGCAGGTACTTGAGGACGAGCCAGGGCGGCACTTCCCCACCCATGAACGCCGAGCCCATCTGCCGCGCCACGTCGCCGACCATGATGATGACGAAGGCGAACAACCCGATGAGGAAGGGCACGACGAGTTGGCCCAGGATGTAGCGGTCGAGGAGTCGCATGGTTGGGTGGAACCCGTGGGCACTGCGCGAAGCTCTGGGAGGCTGTGGGAGCGGTCACCGACCGCGATCGGCCGCCGGTCGCAGGGAGTTGTGGGAGCGGTCACCGACCGCGATCGGCTGCGGGTCGCGTGAGGTTGTGGGAGCGGTCACCGACCGCGACGGGCTGCCGGTCGCGGTCGGTGACCGCTCCCACGGCTTCCCCGCCTCTCACAGGGCTCCGGCCGCTCGGCTCCCGTCCTCAGTCCTCCAGCACCACAAACGCCACAGCGTTGTCGCGTTCGTGCGAGAGACTAATGTGGATGTTGGACACCCCGGTCCGGTCGGCAAGTTCCCTGGCCCCACCCGACACCGACAGCACCGGCCGCCCCGTGTCCTCCGTCGCGACCTCGATCTCCAGGAAGGTCAACTCTCTCCCCCACCCCGTGCCGATGGCCTTCATGAAGGCCTCTTTGGCGGCGAAGCGCGCCGCATAGCGCTCGTCACACGCGGGCCCGTTGCCGCACCGCTGCTGCTCCACCGGGGTGAAGACGCGATCCAGGAACCGCGCCCCATACTTGAGGCGCAGTTGCGAGAGCCGATGAACGTTACAGATGTCTACGCCAATGCCGAGGATCATAGGGTGAGGGTTGGGGGTCAAGGGTCGAGGGTTAAGGGTAACGACAGCCACGGCGATCCGGGGCGCGGCTCATGGACGGCCTGCACCGGCCGTTGCCGTTACCCTTGACCCTGGCCCCTCGACCCTCCACCCTATTCGTGTATCCACACGGGTGTGCCGACTGGTATGTTGTTGTACAGCTCGATGGCGTTGCTGTTGTAGGTGCGCAGGCAGCCGCCCGAGATCCGCCGCCCGATGGACGACGGCTGGTTGGTGCCATGGATGCCGATGACGCGCCCGGTAGCCCGCCCGCGGGCGGTCGTGCCCAGCCAGCGCGCCCCCAGCGGGTTGCGCGAGCTGCCGCCGGGCATGTGCTCGCCCCAGTACGCCTCCCACGGCGGCCACACAGCTTTGTTCTGGATATGGAAGTGCCCGACCGGGGTGTTCTCCCCGGCGCCGGTGCACAGCGGGTACTGCTTGATGGGCTGGCCCAGGAAGAAGACCTGCAGCCAGCGCCCCGAACGGCTGATCTCCATGCTGTACATGCGCTCGCGCACGATCACGTACAGCTTCTTGTCCCCGCGCGTGAGCTTGAACCAATTGCCGTCGCGGCTGGCCTGGATCTTGACCTCGCAGAGCTGCTCGAGCACCTTCACCGGGGCGCGCAACTGGCCGTATTCGGCCAGCACGGGCGCCGGCAGGGGCAGCGGCTTGTAGTTGCGCAACGCCGCCGGCTCCCCGGGGGTGAAGGTGATGAGGGCATCGGGCAGGATGATGCTGCCCTGCACGTCGCCCTCACTCCACTTGACCTCGCCGCCGAGGGCATCCAACACGGGCGCCAGGGCCACGTAAGCGATGTCGTCCTTCTCCTGGGCCAGGACATACGGCCGATAGGTCGCCAACATGCGGCGCGCGCGGCGGCCCAGGTCGCCCCCATCCCCCACCTCGGCGACCTTCATCTCCGGCGGGGCCAGCCCACCGAACACGCTCACAGTCCCGTTGCCGCCGCGTAGCGCCTGTCTGGAGACCGGCACATAGGCCACGGGCTCCAGCCCCGCAGCCCTCAGGGCGTTACCGTCGGGACCAAAGGACTGCAGCGCGGCGAGGTCCGCGAACTGCACCCCCAGGAAACACAGGCCGGAGAAGATGATGAGGAAGCTAAGGCGGAACCAGAGCTGGTAGCGATGCGGCCAGGGCTGCTTCATGGCGATCCCATTAGGAGCCAGTGGCTCGGCGTCGGTCGCGGCAGGCAGGTGCCTATTGCTCGCAGGACGAAGTGTTTCCTGCAAGCAGCCTACCAGAACCGTGGACATCCTGCAATGGGGGGCCGGTCATGCGCCCCGCGTGGGGTATGAGACCCGTGGCACGCCATTATCTCCATGCCGGCAGCCTGCTCTGCGTGCTGCTCGTCGTCTGCTCCGCCGGCCCGGCCGCACCGACCGCCGGCGGCCGAGTTGCCGTGCTCTGGCAGCGGGCGGAGGCCCAACTCAGCCTGGAGAGGTCGCTGGCGGCGCTCCAGACGGCGCGGCAGGCTGTCCGCCTCGCCCCGCGCAGCGCCGATGCCTGGGCGCTCATGTCCCTCGTCCTATTCGAGGTCGCCCCCGAACTCGACTTCACGACGATGGACATCGCCGACACGGCGAACCATGCGGCTCGTCTGGGCGCCTCGTCCAAAGTGTGGCTCGTCATCGGTCTGTGCAACTGCTTCTGCGGGCCGGAGACTGAGCAGGGCCTCGACTGCCTGCGCCGGTCGCTGCAGTTGAACCCGACCTACGCCCGCGCCCACGCGATGCTCGGTGAGGGCCTGTGGGACACCGGGCGCACCGAGGAGGCCCTCGCGGAGCTGCGCGAGGCGGTCCGGCTGGCGCCGCGCGAGTCACGCTGGCATCTGAGCCTGAGCCGGCGACTGGGCGAGCTGAATCGCCTCGACGACGCACTCGCCGAGAACGACCTGGCCCGGCGCTGGGCCGCGACGAACCTGCAGCTCTCGTATACCCACCACGAGCGGGCCTGGCTGCGGGCCTACCAGGGGAGCTGGCCGGAGGCCGTGGAAGAGGCGCGACTCGGTTGTGCGTTGCTGCCCGACGACCTGGAAGCGACCCTCCGGGCGGCGGCGGCCGTGGCTCAGCACTGCTCGACGCCGATCGTGAACAATGGCCGCCAGATGCGCGCCGAGGCGACGTTCGGGGCCATCCTGGCGCTCCACGGCGACTTCGCCCGCGCGGACCGTGTCCTGGCAGAGGCCTGGGCCGACTGGGACGGCGGCTTCGCCTCTCCGGCGCGGGCGTACGTGCTGGCCCAGCTTGACCGACCAGACGAGGCCCGGCGCTACCTGCCTTGCCAGGAGTCCTGGCGGGAGTATCCCCAGAGCCTGCGGGAGGTCCTTTTCCTGGCCAAAGCGTATCAGGCGGTAGGGGATGTCGCCCGGGCGCGGGCCGCGTGCGATGTGGGCCTGCGGCGCTGGCCTGCGCATCCGTTGTGCAACCAACTGCGTGCCCTGCAGGCGGAACTCCCCGCCGCGCAGTGACGCTGACACCACCCGAACCACCACATAGGAGCAGAACATGGACCTGAGCTTGCCTGTCGTCCACATCGTCGCCGAGACGCTCCCCGAGGGTTGGGAGCGAGCCGTACTGGAGTGCTGGGAGCGTGGCGCGACCATCGCCACCCAGTATGACAAACCGGGCGATCCGCCCAGCCGCGATGTCTCGCTCTTCCTGGCCGTCGCCGACCCCTTCGCCGAGCCGCGCATCCACCGCGCCATGCCCGGCGGCTTCCAGGACCTCGAAGTCTACCGCCAGGAGGTCGTGGACGGCATCCACGACCACTGGATTGCCCCCGAAGAGGGCAAGTGGCAGTACTCCTATCACGAGCGCATCGCTACATACACCGTGCCCGGCCTGGAGGCGCCCATCAACCAGGTGGACTACGTGGTCAGCGCTCTGACCGCCGCCCCGCATACGCGCCGGGCCCAGTGCGTGCTCTGGAAACCCTGGACGGACCCCGACTGCGAGCACCCCGCGTGCCTGCAGCGCCTGTGGTTCCGCATCTTCGACGACCGCCTGCTGCTGGCCGCCCACATGCGCTCGAATGACGCCTACAAGGCCTCGTTCATGAACATGTACGCCTTCACCGACCTGCAGCGGCATGTGGCCGAGCGGCTCAGCGAGAGCCTCGGCCGGAAGATCAAGGTCGGGCAGTACAACCATGTGGTGGACAGCTTCCACATCTACGGCTCGTACTTCGATGAGTTCAAGGGCTTCCTGCAGACCGTCGAGGTCCGCTCGTTCGACCAGCGCACCTACCGCACCGAAGACGTGCAGATCTTGATTGACGAGGCCCGGGAGAAGATCGCCGCCTCGCTGGCGAAGGAACGCACTGAGGGCAGCGCATGAGGCTCCTGCGCCTCTGCCTGCTCGTGCTGCTGGGGGCCTCCGCAGCCCACGCTCAGAGCGACGAGAGCCACCTCACGAAGGCCATCAGCCGCGGGCTGGAGGCGGCGACGGCGGCCATGCCCGCGGTTCGCTACCTGGACGACGGCGCACAGCAGCGCGAGACGGGGCGGCGGATGATGGACGCGCTGCTCATTGACACCGCCGCCACCTACGGCCTGAAGTGGGCGATCAAGTCGCCCCGACCCCGTGGCGGGGACGATGGCTTTCCCAGCTACCACACGTCGGCGGCCTTCGCCACAGCGGTGGCACTGCTGGAGCGCGAGCCGAAGGCGACATGGTTCGCGCTGCCACTGGCGGCAACGGCGGGGTGGGCGCGAGTAGACCTGGAGGAGCACACGTGGGCGCAGGTGATCGCCGGAGCCGCGCTGGGAGCGTTCGTCGGGCACATGTGCGGTAGTGGCCAGTGGCGCATGATCGGCCGCGGCGATCCTCTGCCCGCCGAGACGGCGCAATCGGGGGAGGCGGCGGTCGCGTTCCGGGGGCCGTCCTCCCCCCCGCGTGGGGCCGGCCCATGGGCCTCGCCTCGATCCACGGTTCTGTGGCGCACGGAGTTCTGACTGGCGGCCGCGGCGAGGGTGCTCGGCCGAGACCGCAAGAAAATGGGGCGACTCGGCCTTCCAGGGCCGTTGACAGGCCCTGGTGCTGTTGTTATACTCAACCTTGACACCCCGCGGCCACAGACGTGATGAGGCCGCCTCGCCCGATCCCCGGGTACATTTCTCGTTGACTGCGCGCGACTTCATCAGGCGACTGAACGCCTGCAACAGTGTCTTATCGGCACGGCCCCTGGCATGACTCCGCCTTACCCCCAGTGCATTGTTCGCTCCTGCTGCGTCCGTTCACCCGGTCGCGGCTTGTCGGTCACGACTGCCTCCACGCTCACCACAGGAATGGGACATGGCAGCTAGCTCGTCCACCCACGACACCATCATCGTTCTGGATTTCGGCGCTCAATACGTCCAGCTCATCGCCCGCAAGGTGCGTGAGCAGGACTGCTACTCCGAGATTCTCCCGTTCGACACGCCCGTCGCCGCGCTGCTGGAGCGGCGCCCGGCCGGCATCATCCTGTCCGGCGGGCCCTCCAGCGTCTACGAAGAGGGCGCGCCGACCGTGGACCCGGAGCTGTTCGAGGCCGGCATCCCCATCCTGGGGATCTGCTACGGCGAGCAACTCATGGCCCACCTGTGCGGCGGCGAAGTCACCCCCGGCGCCGAGCGCGAGTACGGCCATTCCGAACTGGACGTCGTCGCTGAGGGCGAGCTGCTCCAGGGCATCGCCAGCCCCACCCAGGTTTGGATGAGCCACGGGGACCGCGTGACGGTCGCGCCGCCGGGGTTCGAGGTCTTGGCCAGCAGCCCCAACGCGCCCATCGCCGCCATGGGCCACGCCGACCGCAAGCTCTATGGCGTCCAGTTCCACCCCGAGGTGCACCACACGCCCTGCGGTAGCACTGTCCTGCGCAACTTCCTGTACAACGTGTGCGGCTGCCGGGGCGACTGGAAGCCCGGATCGTTCATCGAGGAGACCGTGCAGGCGCTCCGGGCCCAGATCGGCGACAAGCGGGTGCTTTGCGCGCTCTCCGGCGGGGTAGACTCGTCGGTGGCTGCCGCACTGCTCAACCGCGCCGTGCCCGAGCAGCTCACCTGCATGTTCATTGACCACGGCCTGCTGCGCAAGCACGAGGCCGAGCAGGTACAGGCCGTCTTCTGGCCCATGCTCGGCGACCGGTTCGTCTTTGTGGACGCCACGGACACCTTCCTGGACAAGCTGGAGGGCGTCAGCGACCCCGAGCAGAAGCGCAAGATCATCGGTGAGACGTTCATCCGCGTCTTCGAGGAAGAGAGCGGCAAGCTGGGGGTTTTCGAGTTCATCGTCCACGGCACGCTGTACCCCGATGTGATCGAGAGCGGCGGGGGCGCCACGGCTACCATCAAGACACACCATAATGTCGGCGGCTTGCCCGCCGATATGAAGTACACCAATGTCGAGCCGCTGCGGCGGCTGTTCAAGGACGAAGTGCGGCGTCTGGGGCGCGAGTTGGGGCTGCCCGAAGAGATCGTCCAGCGCCAGCCCTTCCCCGGCCCCGGCCTGGCGGTGCGCGTCGTCGGCCCCCTCTCCCGCGACCGCATCGCGCTGGTGCGCGAGGCGGACGCCATCATGCGCGAGGAGATCGGCCTGGCCGGCTGGGCCGACCAGATCAGCCAGTACTTCGCCGTGCTGCTGGACACGCGCAGCGTCGGTGTCATGGGCGACGGCCGCACCTACGCCCACCCCATCGTCCTGCGCGCCGTCACGACCGAGGACTACATGACGGCCGACTGGACGAAGCTGCCGCCGGAGCTGCTCGCCAAGATCGCCACCCGCATCGTCAACGAACTCAAGGGCGTCAATCGCGTCCTGTACGACATCACGACGAAACCCCCCGGAACCATCGAATGGGAATAGCGCCCGCTGCTGACTGGGAGCATGACCTCGCCTCGGTGTTGCTGACCGAGGAGCAGATCCAGGCCCGCGTTGCGGAGATGGCGGCCGAACTGGCCGCCGAATACCGCGACAAGCACCCGCTGCTCATCGGCGTCCTGAAAGGCTCGATCGTCTTTCTGTCCGATCTGATGCGGCGGCTGTGCTTCCCGCTGGAGATAGACCTCGTCTGCTGCTCCAGCTACGGCCACTCCTCGGAGTCCAGCGGTGAAGTGCACCTGCGCCTGGACCTGTCGAAGGAGCTGGCGGGCCGACATGTCCTGCTGGTCGAGGACATCGTGGATACCGGCCTGACGCTGTCACGACTGTGTGACTTGCTCCGGGAGCGACAGCCGGCGTCGCTGAAGGTCTGCTGTCTGCTGAGCAAGCCCTCGCGACGCGAGGTGGACATGCAGCCGGACTATGTCGGCTTTGAGATTCCGGACGAATTCGTTGTGGGCTACGGCCTGGACTACGCGGAGCGCTATCGCTGGCTGCCCCACGTGGCGGTCGTGAAGCCGGAAGCCTACCGGTAGGGTAAAGAAGCGGGGCCGGTCCCCGACGAACAAGAAGCTTAGAGGTGCCTTCAGATGCTAGAGCTGGCCGAACTGCAGCGGATGACCGTGGAGCAACTGCGCGATGTCGCCGCCGAGATGAAGATGGAGGGGGTCAAGGGCATGCGCAAGCAGGACCTGTGCATGCGCATTCTCTCGGAACAGAGCGAGCAAAGCGGCCACAAGTACGGCTACGGCATCCTCGAGACCATGCCCGACGGTCGCGGCTACCTGCGCGTGGACGGCTACAAGCCCGATCCGCAGAAGGACGTCTACGTGGCCGACACGCAGATCAAGCGCTTCGGCCTGCGTACCGGCGACCTGGTCAGCGGCCCCATCCGCCCGCCCAAGGACACCGAGCGGTACTGGTCGCTCCTGCGGGTGCAGACGATCAACGGTGCGGCCCCCGAGGAGATGCGGCATCGCCCTCACTTCGAGGAGCTCACCCCGATCTACCCCAATGAGCGCCTGTACATGGAGACCGAAGGCCCCGACGGCTTCGCTGGACGGTTCCTGGACATCGTCACCCCGGTCGGGCGCGGGCAGCGCGGGCTCATCGTGGCTCCGCCCAAGGCCGGCAAGACGACCATCATCAAGCAGATCGCCAACGCCCTCACCCGCAACTACACCGACATGATCCTCATGGTGCTGCTCATTGACGAGCGCCCTGAAGAGGTCACCGACATCGCGCGCTCGGTGGATGGCGAAGTCATCGCCTCGACGTTCGACGAGATGCCCGAGAACCACATGCGCGTGGCCGACGCCGTCCTGGCCCGCGCCAAGCGCCTGGTGGAGCAGGGCGAGGATGTCGTCGTGCTGATGGACAGCATCACCCGCCTGGCCCGCGCCAGCAACCTGACCGTGGACCCCAGCGGCCGCACGCTGTCGGGCGGTCTCGACCCGACGGCCCTCTACCGGCCCAAGCGCTTCCTCGGCGCCGCCCGCAACATCGAGCATGGCGGCAGCCTCACCATCCTGGCCACCATCCTCGTCGAGACCGGCAGCCGCATGGATGACATGATCTTTGAGGAGTTCAAGGCGACCGGCAACATGGACCTCGTGCTGTCGCGCGAGCTGGCGGACCGCGGAATCTTCCCGGCCATTGACATCCAGCGCTCCAGCACCCGCCACCAGGAACTGCTTTTCAACGATGAGGAGATGCAGAGCGTCTGGCAGTTGCGCCGCGCCCTGCATGCGCTCGACACCGTCGAGGCCACCGAGCTGCTCCTGTCGGGCCTGCGCAAGACCCGCAGCAACCAGGAGTTCCTGGCCATGGCTGTCGAGACGTTCAGCCGCTAGCGTCGCCGCGGCGGCGCCGCTCCCTCCGAGCCCCGGGCGAAACACGATGTGGTGTCGGGACTCTAATCACACTGAACATCGCAGTCCCAGTGGAGGAACATCATGCCGAACCTGCGTCCGATCCCGCTGCGCGGCTCGCTCATTATCCTGCTGGCGGCCCTGCCGCTGCTGGGCGCCTGCCAGCCGGCCGCGCCCACCGGCACGGCCGCCCCGGCCCTGTCCGAGGCCGAGCAGACCGCCAACAACCTCGCCGAGGACATCAGCCTGCTCTACACGCTGAACCGTCTGGACCTGCAGCCGGCCCAGCTCAACCCGCTGTACGCAGTGGCCGTGCAGGCCCAGCAGGCGCGCGCGAAGGCCGAGCCGCCGCGTCAGGCCGCGCTGGCCCAGCTCGTGCCCCTGCTGCGCGAGAAGCGGTCGCTGATGCTACAGGACCAGGATGTCCCCGCCGACCTGGAGAAGCAGTTGCGCGCGGCCCAGGACAAGATGGATGAAGCCGAGGAGAACAAGGGGCAAGCGGCGCTGGCCGCGGTCCCCGAGTTGCGCAAGGTGCTCACCGCCGACCAGGTCGCGATCATCACCGGCGCCGACGAAGCGCGCTCCCAGGCTGAGGACCTGCTCGACTGGGTCCGCCAGCTTTCCCCCGGCACGTATGCCGAGGAGGCCAAGGCCAACGCCGATCAGCTGGCCGATCCCGAAGTGAAGCTGACGGCCGCCGACATCATGAAGGTCTTCGACGAAGCGCGGAAGCTGTCGGCCGCCGATTATGCCGCCAAGAAATCGCAGCTTGTCGCCAAGCTGGCGCCGCTGTACGCGCCGACGGCGGAGGCGGCTGACCAGGCCCTGGCGGACTTCGTGGGCTCCGCACGGCTCACTGTCCTGTTGCAGGAGCGGGGCGCCAAGTAGGCTTCCTCCCTGTCGCTTGCGCCCCGACCGGGGGTCGGGGAAGGCTTGTTATGCGTATTGCCATCTTCACGAACACCTACTGGCCGACCGTCAACGGGGTGGCTATCTCGATCGCCAACCTCCGTACGGGTCTGCAGCAGTTGGGCCATGCCGTGCACGTCTTCGCTCCGGCCCCGGCGGGGTTCGACACCGCCCGGGACGAGAAGGGCATTTCGCGCTTCCCGGCGCTCCCGGCCCCCGTCGAGGCGGATTACCACCTGGCCCTCCCTGTCGCCCCCCGCGTCACCCGCGCCCTGATGAAGCACAGCTTCGATCTCGTCCACACGCACCACCCGATGTGGGTGGGCGTGTGGGGGCAGTGGTATGCCCGCTGGATGGGCCTGCCGCTGGTCACCACCATCCACACCCAGTACGAGATCTACAGCAAGCTCGTGCCTTTGCCCGACGAGATGGTGGACCAGTACCTACGCGTCCGGGTGCGGAGCTACTGCAACCGGTGCGACCTGGTGACGACCCCCGCCGAGAGTTCGCGCGGCCGCCTGCGTGACCTGGGTGTCAAGCGCCCCATCGAGGTCATCTACAACCCGACCGACCTCTCCGCGCTCTGGCATGCCGACGGGGCGCCCATCCGCAAGCAGTACGGCTGCGGGCCGGATGACTTCCTCCTGGGCTATGTGGGGCGCCTGGCGCCGGAAAAGAACCTCTCGGCCCTGCTGGATGCCGCCGAGATCATCCTGCCGCAGATGCCCCAGGTCCGGCTGCTGCTCGTCGGCGACGGGCCGTCGCGTCCGGCGCTCGAGGAGCGCGCCCGCGCCATCCCAGGCGGGGACCGCATCATGTTCGCCGGCCGCATCGAGCACGAACGGGTGCCGCAGTACGACGCCGCGCTCGATCTGTTCATCACGCCCAGCATGTTCGAGGTGCAGCCGCTGTCATTCGCCGAGGCCATGGCCGCCGCCACGCCCGTGATCGCCATGGACGCCCCGGGCGGCAACGACATGGTGGAGGATGGCGTCAACGGCCGTCTGGTGCCCCCCGATGAGCAGGGCCAGGGCCTGGCCCGCGTAGCTCGGGAAGTGCTCAGCGATCCGGACGGTCTGCGGCAGATGAGCGAACGGGCCCGGGACTGGGCCACCCGCTACGACCGTATGACAGTAGTGCGGAGGGTGCTGGAGGTCTACGAACGGGCGACGGAACTGCACCGCGCCCACGCTACCTGAGCGCCAATGCCGCTGGAGGACCAGTGGCCACGTATGGCGAACCATCCCGGGCGCCTCGTCACCGAGGCGCCTCATTCATGTTTGTGGAGGTGGCTCTCTTGGAGCCTGTAAGGACGGCACTGGTTGGTATCTCAGGCATCGGCGGCTATCATCGCGGCATTCTGCATGACGCCGGTGAGGTCGAGTTTGTGGCGGCGGCAGACCGCTGGCAAGACCGCGAGCGCGTGCAGGAGGCCATGGCGGCCCTCCAGGAGCAGGGCGTGCCCGTGTACGGCGACACCATCGAGATGCTCGACGCCGTGGACGTCGAGGCGGTCGTCATCGCGACCCCGCACCCCTATCACGCCCCGTACACCGACGCGTGCCTCGAGCGCGGGCTGCATGTGCTGTGCGAGAAGCCCTTTCCCATCCTGGCCTCCGACGGCATGGCCCTCGTGGAGAAGGCGCGGCAGAAGAAGCTCTTCGTCGGCGTGGACTTCCAGTATGCCGGCTACGAACACTCCCTGGCGCTCAAGGACCTTATCTGCAACGGCGACCTGGGCGAGCTGCGTGAGATCATCGGCGTGATGGAGTGGAAGCGCACCGATGAGTACTACCTGCGGGCCGACTGGGCCGGCAAGCGCTACTACGACAACCTGCCCTGCTGGGACGGCGTGCTGATGAACCAGGCCGTGCACCTCCTCAACTCGTCGCTACAGATGGGCACCCGCGAGCGCGCCCGCGCCATCCCGCAGCGCCTGCAGGCCGAGATGTACCGGGTCCACGACATCGAGTGCGAGGACACCGCGTGCATCCGGGCGGACCTGGGCGAGGCCACGCTGCACTTCTACGCCACCACCTGCTGCGACGCCGACCATCGCACCACCCTGGACATCATCGGCACCAAGGGCCGCGCCAGTTGGGACACCAGCAAGGCGGTCGTGCAGATCGAGGGCAAGGACGAGATCGTGTTCGACATGCCCACGGACCGCAACGCCATCCACTCCAACCTGATGCAGTGCATCCGGGGCGAGGCGAAGGAACTGCTCGCGCCGGCCAGCGAGTCGGTCAAGCCGACGCTGACGATCAACGCCGCATACCTGTCGTCGGGCAGCATCCCGCGCGTCAGTTGGGACGAGTTGGGCGACGCCCGCAGCCTGCTGGATCAGGCCGCCGACGAGCGGAAGCTCCTGTCGGAGATGAGCGTGTCATGGGGACGGAGCACAGAGGTCGTCGAGCAAGCTGATTTCACGAAGTTCGCGGGGCTGGAGGACGACTGAGCACGGCGGGAACGTGGGAGCGCCGGAGGCGCGGCTCACGCTAGGCATGGGCGGAAGCCCCCGTCACAACAGCCGACCTCCTCCCCCCACCGGAGACACAACGGGGACAGGCCACATGGCCTGTCCCCGCTCGATTCCTCTTCGGGCCGTGCCTCAGGCGAGCATCCGCCAGAGCGACGCCCCCTCCCCTCCCCCACCC encodes the following:
- a CDS encoding LptF/LptG family permease: MRLLDRYILGQLVVPFLIGLFAFVIIMVGDVARQMGSAFMGGEVPPWLVLKYLLCHVPHAVSWSMPVGTVVGVAMVVALLANHGEITAIRAGGASFPRICRSLILAGVIASGVSLYCGECLAPPASRKAREALAEIGLAQPIVQQERNVFFRDPTQRRIFYVGNMNPKTNELERLTIWGHDEQNRICSITTAEWAEVRGNVWYLREGATVTLGPTGDQEGSVAYFGEQEIKLQAALQDYYASRRTSFEMSAGELSDMIGTLGPAGKDTQRLRVQYHFKYSIPLGCLVFALIAAPISFRFARFGSFGGIVIAVLIVFLYNGVRSWTLAFGLAGTLDPALAGWIPDVLFGALGVGLLARTK
- the acpS gene encoding holo-ACP synthase, whose protein sequence is MILGIGVDICNVHRLSQLRLKYGARFLDRVFTPVEQQRCGNGPACDERYAARFAAKEAFMKAIGTGWGRELTFLEIEVATEDTGRPVLSVSGGARELADRTGVSNIHISLSHERDNAVAFVVLED
- a CDS encoding L,D-transpeptidase family protein, whose translation is MKQPWPHRYQLWFRLSFLIIFSGLCFLGVQFADLAALQSFGPDGNALRAAGLEPVAYVPVSRQALRGGNGTVSVFGGLAPPEMKVAEVGDGGDLGRRARRMLATYRPYVLAQEKDDIAYVALAPVLDALGGEVKWSEGDVQGSIILPDALITFTPGEPAALRNYKPLPLPAPVLAEYGQLRAPVKVLEQLCEVKIQASRDGNWFKLTRGDKKLYVIVRERMYSMEISRSGRWLQVFFLGQPIKQYPLCTGAGENTPVGHFHIQNKAVWPPWEAYWGEHMPGGSSRNPLGARWLGTTARGRATGRVIGIHGTNQPSSIGRRISGGCLRTYNSNAIELYNNIPVGTPVWIHE
- a CDS encoding thymidylate synthase translates to MDLSLPVVHIVAETLPEGWERAVLECWERGATIATQYDKPGDPPSRDVSLFLAVADPFAEPRIHRAMPGGFQDLEVYRQEVVDGIHDHWIAPEEGKWQYSYHERIATYTVPGLEAPINQVDYVVSALTAAPHTRRAQCVLWKPWTDPDCEHPACLQRLWFRIFDDRLLLAAHMRSNDAYKASFMNMYAFTDLQRHVAERLSESLGRKIKVGQYNHVVDSFHIYGSYFDEFKGFLQTVEVRSFDQRTYRTEDVQILIDEAREKIAASLAKERTEGSA
- a CDS encoding phosphatase PAP2 family protein, translated to MRLLRLCLLVLLGASAAHAQSDESHLTKAISRGLEAATAAMPAVRYLDDGAQQRETGRRMMDALLIDTAATYGLKWAIKSPRPRGGDDGFPSYHTSAAFATAVALLEREPKATWFALPLAATAGWARVDLEEHTWAQVIAGAALGAFVGHMCGSGQWRMIGRGDPLPAETAQSGEAAVAFRGPSSPPRGAGPWASPRSTVLWRTEF
- the guaA gene encoding glutamine-hydrolyzing GMP synthase, with the translated sequence MAASSSTHDTIIVLDFGAQYVQLIARKVREQDCYSEILPFDTPVAALLERRPAGIILSGGPSSVYEEGAPTVDPELFEAGIPILGICYGEQLMAHLCGGEVTPGAEREYGHSELDVVAEGELLQGIASPTQVWMSHGDRVTVAPPGFEVLASSPNAPIAAMGHADRKLYGVQFHPEVHHTPCGSTVLRNFLYNVCGCRGDWKPGSFIEETVQALRAQIGDKRVLCALSGGVDSSVAAALLNRAVPEQLTCMFIDHGLLRKHEAEQVQAVFWPMLGDRFVFVDATDTFLDKLEGVSDPEQKRKIIGETFIRVFEEESGKLGVFEFIVHGTLYPDVIESGGGATATIKTHHNVGGLPADMKYTNVEPLRRLFKDEVRRLGRELGLPEEIVQRQPFPGPGLAVRVVGPLSRDRIALVREADAIMREEIGLAGWADQISQYFAVLLDTRSVGVMGDGRTYAHPIVLRAVTTEDYMTADWTKLPPELLAKIATRIVNELKGVNRVLYDITTKPPGTIEWE
- the hpt gene encoding hypoxanthine phosphoribosyltransferase codes for the protein MGIAPAADWEHDLASVLLTEEQIQARVAEMAAELAAEYRDKHPLLIGVLKGSIVFLSDLMRRLCFPLEIDLVCCSSYGHSSESSGEVHLRLDLSKELAGRHVLLVEDIVDTGLTLSRLCDLLRERQPASLKVCCLLSKPSRREVDMQPDYVGFEIPDEFVVGYGLDYAERYRWLPHVAVVKPEAYR
- the rho gene encoding transcription termination factor Rho — translated: MLELAELQRMTVEQLRDVAAEMKMEGVKGMRKQDLCMRILSEQSEQSGHKYGYGILETMPDGRGYLRVDGYKPDPQKDVYVADTQIKRFGLRTGDLVSGPIRPPKDTERYWSLLRVQTINGAAPEEMRHRPHFEELTPIYPNERLYMETEGPDGFAGRFLDIVTPVGRGQRGLIVAPPKAGKTTIIKQIANALTRNYTDMILMVLLIDERPEEVTDIARSVDGEVIASTFDEMPENHMRVADAVLARAKRLVEQGEDVVVLMDSITRLARASNLTVDPSGRTLSGGLDPTALYRPKRFLGAARNIEHGGSLTILATILVETGSRMDDMIFEEFKATGNMDLVLSRELADRGIFPAIDIQRSSTRHQELLFNDEEMQSVWQLRRALHALDTVEATELLLSGLRKTRSNQEFLAMAVETFSR
- a CDS encoding glycosyltransferase codes for the protein MRIAIFTNTYWPTVNGVAISIANLRTGLQQLGHAVHVFAPAPAGFDTARDEKGISRFPALPAPVEADYHLALPVAPRVTRALMKHSFDLVHTHHPMWVGVWGQWYARWMGLPLVTTIHTQYEIYSKLVPLPDEMVDQYLRVRVRSYCNRCDLVTTPAESSRGRLRDLGVKRPIEVIYNPTDLSALWHADGAPIRKQYGCGPDDFLLGYVGRLAPEKNLSALLDAAEIILPQMPQVRLLLVGDGPSRPALEERARAIPGGDRIMFAGRIEHERVPQYDAALDLFITPSMFEVQPLSFAEAMAAATPVIAMDAPGGNDMVEDGVNGRLVPPDEQGQGLARVAREVLSDPDGLRQMSERARDWATRYDRMTVVRRVLEVYERATELHRAHAT